CCCTGCACGTCGACGAGCCGTCCCCGCACGTGGACTGGGCCGCCGGGTCGGTGGCCCTGCTCGACCGGGCCCGTCCCTGGCCGGACACCGGCGCGCCCCGGCGCGGCGGCGTCTCCTCGTTCGGGATCAGCGGCACCAACGCGCACGTGATCCTGGCGGAGCCGCCGGCCGGCGCCGAGCCCGCCGCGGAGCCGGTGCGGCCGTCCGTGGTGCCGGTCGTCCTGTCGGCCCGGACCCCGGAGGCGCTGCGGGAGCAGGCCCGGCAGCTGGCCGCCGCTCCGCTCGACCCGGTCGGCGCGGCACCGACCCTGACCGCCCGGGCCTCCCTCGACGAGCGCGCCGTGGTGATCGCCGGTGACCGGCAGGAGGCCGACCGGGCCCTGGCCGCGCTGGCCCGCGGCGAACAGGCCCCCGGCGTCGTCACCGGCCGCGCGGGCGAGCCCGGCCGGACCGTTCTGGTCTTCCCCGGACAGGGCGGCCAGTGGCGGGGCATGGCGGCGGCGCTCGCCGCCGAGAGCCCCGTCTTCGCCGCCCGCCTGGCCGAGTGCGAGCGCGCGCTCGCGCCGTACATCGACTGGTCGCTGGCCGACGTCCTGGACGGTGCGCCCCTCGACCGGATCGACGTCGTGCAGCCCGCGCTGTGGGCCGTGATGGTGTCGCTGGCCGAGCTGTGGCGGTCGGCCGGGGTCGTCCCGGACGCCGTGGTCGGCCACTCCCAGGGCGAGCTCGCCGCCGCCGTCGTGGCCGGGGCGCTCTCCCTCGACGACGGCGCCCGCGCCATCGCGTTGCGCAGCCGCATCGCCGTCGACCTGATGGGCAAGGGGGCGATGGCCGTGGTCCCGCTGCCCGCGGACCGGGTGCGGGAACGACTCGGCACGCTGCACATCGCCGCGATCAACGGACCGGCCGGCACCGCCGTGGCCGGCGCTCCGGACGCGATCGCCGAACTGGTCGCCACTTACCGGGCCGAGGGCGTCGAGGCCCGCGTGATCCCGGCGGCCTTCGCCTCGCACAGCCCGTCGGTCGAACCGGTCCGCGAGAAGATCCTGGCCGACCTGGCGTCGCTGGCGCCGCGCACCGGCGAGATCGCGCTGATGTCCTCGGTCACCGCCGACTGGCAGGAGGGCGGCGAGCTCGACGCGTCCTACTGGTACCGGAACCTGCGGCACACCGTCCGCTTCCAGGAGGCGGTCGAAGCGCTCATCGCGTCCGGCCACACCACGTTCGTCGAGGTCGGCCCGCACCCGGTGCTGGTGGGCAGCATCGGCCAGATCCTGGAGGGGGCCCGGGCCGACGGGATCGTGACCGGCTCGCTGCGCCGCGACGACGGGGGCCTGCGCCGGTTCCTCACCTCCGCCGCCGAGGCCCACGTCCAGGGACTGCCGCTCGCATGGGAGCGGCTCACCGGGACGGCCGCCGGTCACCTGGACCTCCCCACGTATCCCTTCCAAGGCCGCCGCTACTGGCTCACCGGCACCACCGGGCCGTCCGGCACCGCCGAGCTCGGGCAGGCCCCCGCCGACCATCCCCTGCTCGGCGCGGCCGTCGACCTCGGCGACGGCGAGACGGTGTTCACCGGGCGGCTCTCGACCCGCACCCATCCCTGGCTGGCCGACCACGCCCTGTCGGGGACGACCGTCGTACCGGCCACCGCGCTACTGGAGATGGCGTTGCACGCGGGCGCGAAGGCCGGCACGGCACGGGTCGAGGAACTGACGGTCGCCACGCTGCCGGAACTCCCGGAAGGCGGCGCCGTCGACCTGCGCGTCCGAGTGGCGGGCGAGGACGGCGACGGGCTGCGGACCTGCCGGATATCGGGCCGGGCGACCGGCGGGGAGTGGACCGAGCACGCCACCGGCCGCCTCGGCCCCGACACGGCCACGGCGCCGGCCCCCGTGGACCGGCCGCCGGCCGACGCGACGCCGGTGCCGCTGGCCCGCACGTACGAGGATCTCGGCCTGCAGGGGTACGGGCACGGGCCGGTGTTCCAGGGGCTGCGGGCCGCCTGGCGGCGCGACCGCGAGCAGTTCTCCGAGGCCGTGCTGCCCGAGCCGGAGGCCGCGCACGCCGGGGCCTACCACCTGCACCCCGCCCTGCTCGACGCGTCCCTGCACGTCCTGCTCGCCGACGCGCCGGGCCGCGAGGGGCAGCGCATGCAGCCGCTGCGCTGGCGCGGAGTGTCCCTGTTCGGTACGGGGGGCCGGACGTCCCTGCGGGTGCACGCGGCGCCCGTTGCGGACGGCGGCCGCCCGCTGACCCTGTTCGACGCCTCGGGAGACCCGGCGGGCCGCGTCGACGCGCTGGAGCTGTGCCCGGTCGCTGCGGGCCGCCCGGCCGATCCCGCCGCCGCGGCGCGCGACTCCCTGTTCGCGCCGGTTTGGGAACCGCTGCCCGGGCCGGCGGCCGGCTCGCCGGCCGGACAGCTGCCCGTCCCGTGGGACGCCCTCGGCCCGGACGCGCTGCTCGCGGCGGCCGAGCCGACCGGGCACGCCGTCGTGGCCTGCCCGGCCGGCGAGGACGGCACCGACCCGGCGACGGCGGCCCGGAACGCGGTCCGCCGGACGCGGGACCTGCTCGGCCGGTGGCTGGCCGAGGACCGGCTCGCCGGGTCCCGCCTGGTGCTGGTGACCCGTGGGGCCGTCGCCGTCCGGCCCGGCGAGACCGTCCGGGACCTCGCGCAGGCGGCGGTCTGGGGACTGGTGCGGACCGCGCAGGTCGAGCACCCGGGCCGGTTCGCCCTGGTCGACCTCGCCCCCGACGCCGCCGAGTCCGAGACCGTCGACGCCGTCGCCGCGGCACTGGCGGCGGACGAGAACCAGGTGGCGGTCCGTGGCGGCACCGACCGCACCGTCCTCGTGCCGAGGCTCGTGCCCGCCGTGGGCGACGCGCTCCGGCTCCCCGCAGACGCGCCTGCCTGGCGCCTCGACCTCCCCGAACGCGGCACCCTCACCGCCCTGGAGGTCCGGCCCTGCCCCGAGGCCGCCGCCGAACCCGGCCCCGGCCGGGTCCGGATCGCGGTCCGCGCCGCCGGGCTCAACTTCCACGACGTCCTGGACGCGCTCGACATGCACCCCGGCGACCCCGGCCCGCTCGGCCTGGAAGGCGCCGGCGTGGTCACCGCGACCGGGCCCGGTGTCACCGGCCTGGCCACCGGAGACCGGGTGATGGGCCTGTTCCCCGCCGCGTTCGGCACGGTGGCGCACGCCGATCACCGCACCCTCGTCAAGACCCCCGACGGCTGGTCGTTCACCCGGGCCGCCGCCGTACCGGTCGCCCACCTGACCGCCCTGCACGCCCTGACCGAGCTGGGCGGCGTGCGGGCGGGCGACCCCGTCCTGATCCACGCCGGGGCGGGCGGCGTCGGCACGGCCGCCGTCCAGCTGGCCCGGCACCTGGGCGCGGAGGTCTACGCGACCGCGAGTCCCGCCAAGTGGCCCGCACTGCGCGCCCTCGGCGTCGACGACGACCACCTCGCCTCGTCCCGCGAGCCCGGTTTCGGCGCCCGCTTCGGCTCGGGCGGCCGGCGCATGGCGGTCGTCCTGAACTCGCTGACCGGCGAGCTCGTCGACGAGTCGCTGCGGCTGCTGCGCCCCGGCGGGCTCCTGGTCGAGCTGGGCCGGACCGACCCGCGCGATCCCGCCGAGGTGGCCGCCGCGCATCCCGGCGTGCACTACCGGACCTTCAACCTCCTCCAGTTGCCGCCCGAGCACCTCGCCCGCCTCCTGCGCCGCGTGGTCGAGCTGTTCGCCGAGGGCGCGTTCACCTGGCCCGCGGTCACCGACATGGACGTCCGGCACGCACCCGAAGCCTTCGGGCTGCTGCGCCGGGGCTCGCACGTCGGCAAGGTCGTGCTCACCGTCCCGCCGGTCCTCGACCCGGACGGAACCGTCCTGATCACCGGCGGCACCGGTGCCATCGGCCGGGCCCTCGCACGACACCTGGTCACCGAACACGGCGCGCGGCGGCTCCTGCTGGCCGGACGCCGGGGCGGTGACGCGCCCGGAGCGGCCGAGCTGGCGGCCGACCTGGCAGGGCTCGGCGCCGAGGTGAGGTTCGCCGCGGTGGACGTCGCCGACCGGGACGCCGTCGCCGCGATGATCGGAGCCGTCCCCGGCCGGCACCCGCTGACCGCCGTGATCCACGCCGCGGGGGTGGTGGACGACGCGCCGATCACCTCGCTCACCGCCGAGCAGATCGACCGGGTGATGCGCGTCAAGGCCGACGGGGCCTGGCATCTGCACGAGCTGACCGCGGGGCATCCGCTCACCGCGTTCGTGCTGGTCTCCTCGATCATGGGGACGCTCGGCGGCGCGGGCCAGGGCGGCTACACCGCCGCCAACGCCTTCCTCGACGCGCTCGCCCGGCACCGCCGCGCACAGGGGATGCCCGCCCTGGCGCTGGCCTGGGGACTGTGGGACGACCCGGACGGCATGATCGGCGCCCTCACCGCCGCCGACCGCGCCCGCTTCGCCCGGGCCGGGCTCGTGGCGATGGCTCCCGGCCACGGCTTGGCCCTGCTGGAGGCGGCACTGCCGACACCGCACGCCGTCGTGGTGCCCGCCCGGCTCGACCGCGAGATCCTGCGCGACCTCGGAGCGGCGCTGCCGCCGGTCCTGCGCGAGGTCGTGGCGGCCGCCGGCGCGGGGCGGCCCGGGAACGTCCCCGGACACCGGCGGCACCGGCCGCTGCGGGAGGAGCTGACCGGCCTGGCCGCCGGTGAACGCGCCGCGGTCCTGGCCGACCTGATCCGCACCCACATGGCCGCCGTTCTGGGCTCCCGGCCCGAGGCGATCCCGGACGACAGGCCCTTCGGGGAGCTCGGGTTCGACTCGCTCACCTCCGTCGAGTTCCGCAACCGCCTCAACACGGCGGCGGACCTCAAGCTGCCCCCCACCCTGCTGTTCGAGGCGCCGACGCTGCCCGAGCTCGTCGCCGCCCTGGACACCGAACTCGTACCGGCCGAGGAGCCGCCGGCCGCCCCCGAGGACGTCTCCGGGGACCTCGACGCGGACGTGGCGGCGCTCGTCGAGGCCGCGACCGCCGAGGAACTGCTCGACTTCATCGACCGCGAGCTCTCCGGCTCCTGACCCGCCTACGGAGGACCGATCCGTCATGGGATCAGAATCGAACGAGAAGCTGCTCGGATACCTCAAGCGCCTCACCGTCGACCTGCACCAGGCACGCGAACGGCTGCGTGAGCTGGAGGAGGGGGACCGCGAGCCGATCGCGATCGTCGGCATGGCGTGCCGGTTCCCGGGCGGGATCGACTCGCCGGCGGCCCTGTGGCGGCTGCTGGCCTCGGGCGGGGAGACCGTCGGCGCGTTCCCCCGCGACCGGGGCTGGGACGACGGCCTGCACGACCCGGAGCACGGCGGACGGAGCCTGACCGGATCCGGCGGGTTCCTGTACGACGCGGCGGACTTCGACGCGGGCTTCTTCGGCATCAGCCCGCGCGAGGCGCTGGCCATGGACCCGCAGCAACGGCTGCTGCTGGAGACCGCCTGGCGGGCCTTCGAGGACGCCGGGATCGACCCGGAGTCGGTGCGCGACACCGAGACCGGCGTGTTCACCGGGCTGTCCTGCAACGACTACGGGCTGGGCAGCGGCGAGTTGCCCGAGGAGGCCGAGGGTTTCCTGACGACCGGGACGGCGGCCGGCGTCGCGTCCGGCCGGATCTCCTACACACTCGGCCTGCGCGGCCCGGCGATCACCGTGGAGACGGCCTGCTCGTCCTCGCTGGTCGCGCTGCACCTGGCCGTCCAGTCGCTGCGCCGCGGCGAGTGCACGATGGCGCTGGCGGGCGGCGCGACGGTGATGGCCACACCGCAGCTGTTCACCGAGTTCACCCGCATGCAGGGCCTGGCGCCGGACGGCCGGTGCCGCCCGTTCTCGGCCGCCGCCGCGGGCAGCGGGCTGTCCGAGGGCGTCGGCGTGCTGCTCGTGGAACGGCTGTCGGACGCGCGGCGGCTCGGCCACCCCGTGCTGGCCGTGGTGCGCGGCAGCGCGGTGAACCAGGACGGCACCAGCAACGGCTTCACCGCACCGAGCGGGTCCGCGCAACAGCGGGTCATCCGGCAGGCGTTGAAGGACGCGCGGCTGTCGCCCGGGGACGTCCAGGTGGTGGAGGCGAGCAGCACCGGCACCGCGCTCGGCGACCCGATCGAGGCCCGCGCCCTGCTGGCCGCCTACGGGCGTGACCGGGACCAGCCGCTGCGGCTCGGCTCGCTGAAGCCCAACATCGGGCACTCCCAGGCGGCGGCGGGGGTCGCCGGGGTCATCAAGACGGTGCTGTCGCTGCGGCACGGCAGGCTGCCCGCCACCCTGCACGTGGACGAGCCCACCCCGCACGTCGACTGGTCGGCGGGCGCGGTCGAGCTCGTCGCCGAGGCCACCGCGTGGCCCGGGACGGCAGGGCCGAGACGCGCCGCGGTCTCCTCGCAGGGCATCAGCGGCACCAACGCACACGTGATCCTCGAAGAAGCTCCGGTCGCGCTCGACGAGGCGCCGTCGGGCGAGGAGGTCCGGCCCGCCGGGCAGGACGGGCCGCGCCTGCTGACGCTGTCGGCCAAGACGCCGGCCGCGCTCGCCGAACTCACCGCGCGCTACGCCGAACTGCTCGCCGACGGCGCCCCGCTCGCGTCGGTCTGCCGCACCACGAGCCTGGGGCGGGCGCACTTCACGCACCGGCTCACGGCCGTCGCGTCCTCCTGCGCCGAGCTGCGGGACCTGCTCACCCGGACGCGCCCGGACGTGGCGCCGCCGCCCGGCGTCCGGGTCGGCGCGCGGGCCCCGGAGACCGGCGGCGGCCCGGTGTTCCTCTTCACCGGCCGCCTGGACCCGACGGACGCCGACGCGGCCGTCGAACTGGCCGCGGCCGAGCCGGACTTCCGCCGCGCCCTGGACCGGTGCGCCGCGGCGGACGGCGGCCGGCCCTCGCCGTTCGCCGTCGGATACGCGCTCGCCGAGCTGTGGCGGTCGTGGGGCGTGGTGCCCGCCGCCGTCCTCGGCCACGGCGTCGGCGAGCTGGTGGCCGCGTGCGTCACGGGCACCATGAGCCTGGAGGACGCGCTGCGCGCGGCGGCCCGGACCCCGGCGGACGCCGCCGGGCCGGAGCGGTTCACCGCGGAATGCGCCGCGCTGCTGCGGGACGGACACCGGGCCTTCGTGGAGATCGGGTCCGCCTCGCCGCTCCTCGACCGGGCCCGGGCGACCGAGCACACCGCGTTCCTGCCGTCGCTGCGCGAAGGGCAGGAGGCGGGGGACGCCCGGCGCACGCTCCTCGACAGCCTCGGCGCGCTCTACACCCGAGGCGTCCGGATCGACTGGACGCGGGTGCACGGCGAGCCCGCCGAGCCGCCCGCGGCGCTGCCCGGATACCCGTTCCAGCGCGAGCGCTACTGGCTCTGGACGGGAGACGGCCGCAGGGCACCGGCACCCGCACCGGCCCACGGCGGACCGCTGGTCGCGCAGGTACGGCTGGTCGGCGCCGACGGCACCCCCGTGGCGCTCGCCGACGGCGTGCGGCTGGAAGCGGTGCCCGGTACGGCCGAACCCGCCGCACCCGCAACGGAAGGGCCGGCCGCACCCGGGACCGGGAACACCGCCGAGCTGGTGGTCGGCGTCGTCGGCCGGGCGCGCGGCGCGGCCGTCACCGGCGACGACCTGGAGCTGCCGCTGCGGAGCCTGGGCATCGACTCGCTGATCGCGATGGACATCCGGCAGACCCTCGCCCGGCGGCTGGGCATCGACGTCCCGCTGCCCGACCTGCTGGACGGCCGGAGCGTCGCCGACATCGCGCGGACCGTCCAGGCGGCTCACGACGGCGCGGACCGGACCGAGAAGCCCGGGACGACGACGGTCGCCGACCCGGCGGCCCGCCACGAGCCGTTCCCGCTCACCGACCTCCAGCATGCGTACCTGGTCGGCCGGACCGACGCCTTCGAGCTCGGCAACGTCTCCACCTCCTTCCTCGTCGAGATCGACCTGGTGGAGACCGACCTCGACCGGCTCGCCGCCTCCTTCCGGCACCTCGTCGACCGGCACGACATGCTCCGCGCGGTGGTGTCCGGGGACGGGCACCAGCGGGTGCTCGCCGAGGTCCCCGCCTACCGGATCGCCACGGTCGACCTGCGGACGTGCGACGACGCCGAACGGGCCCGCCGGCTGGCGGAGATCCACGAGGAGATGCGGCACCAGGTCTTCGACACCGAGGCATGGCCGCTGTTCGACATCCGGGCGACCCTGCTCGACGCGCGCACGACCCGGCTGCACCTCAATTTCGACGCGCTGATCGTGGACGGCCGGAGCGCCGGGCTGCTGTTCCAGGAATGGGCGGAGACCTACCGCTCCGGGACGCCCACGGCGCCCGCCCCTGCCGTCACCTACCGCGACTACGTGCTCGCCGCCGCCGGGGCGGACGCCGCGGGGCGTGCGACGTCGCTCGCCTACTGGCAGGCACGCGTCGCCTCCCTCCCGCCCGCGCCCCGCCTGCCGCTGCGGCCGGGGCCCGCGCCGCGGCGGCCGGTGTTCACCCACCGCACCGGCCGGATCGAGCCCGGGGCATGGCAGCGTTTCAAGGACCGTGCGGCCGCGGCGGGCCTCTCGCCCTCGGCCGCCCTGTGCACCGCGTACGCGCAGGTGCTGGGCGCCTGGAGCGCCTCGCCGCGCTTCACGCTCAACCTGCTGGCGTTCAACCGGCGGCCGCTGCACGAGGACGTCGGCAGGGTCATCGGAAACCTCAGCGCGACCACCCTGCTGGAAGTCGACGCCGCCCCCGCCGAGGACTTCACCTCGGGCGCCACGCGGTTGCAGAACCAGTTGCTGACCGACCTCGAACACGGGCACGTCAGCGGCGTCGAGGTGCTGCGTGAGCTCAACCGCGCCCGGGGCGGGACCGGACTGGCGGGCATGCCGGTGGTCTTCACCAGCACGATCGGCCTCTCGGGGCGGGGCGACGGTGAGCGCGGCGCGCTCACGGCACTGACCACGCTCGGCGCCTCCGGCCGGCTGGCGTCCAGCTCGGTACGGACGCCGCAGGTGTGGCTCGACCACCAGGCCCTGGAGGAGGACGGGGAACTGGTCCTCAACTGGGACGTGGTGGAGGAGATGTTCCCCGACGGTGTCGTCGACGGGATGTGGGACGCCTACCTGGACCTGGTGCGGGACCTGTGCGGCGAGGAGGCGTGGCGCCGCCCGCCGTCCGTGCACGCGCCGGTGGCCGACCTGGAGACGCGGAAGGCGGTCAACGCCACGGACGGCCCCGTCCCCTCCGCACTGCTGCACGACGCGTTCCTGCGGCAGGCCGAAACCCGGCCGGACGCGCCCGCCGTCATCACCGCCGACCGGACCCTCGGCTACGGCGAGGTGAACCGCCGCGCCGACCGGATCGCCCGGTGGCTGATCGAGCGCGGCGCGGGGCCGGGCGTGCTCGTCGGCATCGTGATGGACAAGAGCTGGGAGCAGATCGTCGCGGCGCTGGGCATTCTCAAGGCCGGGGCCGCCTACGTGCCGGTCGACGCCGCCGTGCCCGGCCGCCGGCTTCGGATGATCATGGAGAGTGCCGGTATCGAGCTGGTGCTGACCCGGTCGGCGGTCGCGGACGGGCTCGACCTGCCGGACGGGACCCGTTCGCTGCACGTCGACGCCGAGCCGGATCCCGGCGGTGCGGGCGACCCCCTGCCGCCTTCCCCGGCCGGCCCGGACGACCTCGCCTACGTGATCTTCACCTCGGGTTCCACCGGGGTTCCGAAGGGCGTGATGATCGAGCACGCCGCCGCGGTCAACACGATCCAGGACATCAACGACCGGTACGGCGTGACCGCGCAGGACCGCGTGCTGGGCCTGTCGGCGCTCAACTTCGACCTCTCGGTCTACGACGTGTTCGGCCTGCTCGCGGTCGGCGGAGCGGTGGTCCTGCCGGACGCGGCGGCGCAGCGCGAACCGGCCGCCTGG
The sequence above is a segment of the Streptomyces lydicus genome. Coding sequences within it:
- a CDS encoding type I polyketide synthase; protein product: MGIAGHGKRDLPSRAVAVVGIGCRFPQADGPDAFWRLLRAGGDALTDRRDGRGPVRGGFLDRVDGFDPEFFGISRREAVAMDPQQRLALELAWEALEDARTLPADLAGSRTGVFLGVIADDYATLLHGLGPDAVTGHTLTGLQRGVIANRISYTLGLNGPSLVVDTGQSSSLAAVHLACASLRDGESELALAGGVNLILAPESTLALERAGTLSADGRCFTFDARANGYVRGEGGGVVVLKLLEAAVRDGDRIHAVIRGSALNNDGATETLPTPGRASQERVLLAACADAGVEPGDVRYVELHGSGTRVGDPVEAAALGATLGRARTKDAPLLVGSVKTNIGHLEGAAGIAGFIKTVLCVGARELVPSLHHSGPGERIPLDALHLRVNTETRPWPAPEGPLLAGVSSFGIGGTNCHLILSDRPGAQRGAAPAGGAGHAGALPWVLSGRDASALRDQAERLRAHVEARPELGVASVGRSLAVTRTTFEHRAVVVADDRDGFLAGLEARSAGQPSAAVVEGRHEGPAVRPVFVFPGQGSQWAGMAAELTETSPVFADRLAACADALRPYVDWSLLDVLRGAPGAPPLEGDEVIQPALWAVMVSLAALWRSAGVQPAAVVAHSQGEIAAATAMGALTLRDGARIVALRSRVLNRIAGRGGLLSVELPAEQVRRDLAVVAAPLSIAAVNGPAHTVVAGPVTALDALAAHYGQQARTRRVPIDYASHSADVEELRAELLTAFAGIAPRSIGVPFHSTVTAGPIDTAGLDAGYWFRNLREPVRFGPVVEQLLNAGHTTFLEVSPHPVLTMGIRQALDAHGGDGAALSTLRRGHGDRHRFLTAAAEAFVRGVAVDWAALLPGAAPLADLPTYPFQRRSCWPSGMPGATGQTPDATPAPAPVVDGRSVLELVQGLTALVLGAGSAEDVRPGRSFRDMGLDSAMTLELRDRLSAATGLNLESTVLYDHPGPAALAAAIEELKAGAATGGSPAVVRERTAPDTADDPVVIVGMACRFPGGVRSPDDLWRLVDTGTDAIGDFPDGRGWDLAALHHPDPERIGTSYVRRGGFVRDVTDFDAEFFGISPREALAMDPQQRLLLEVTWEALERAGIDPATLRGSRTGVFAGAMHSGYGPSMEAAGPGVAGHLLTGTSVSVISGRIAYVLGLNGPALTVDTACSASLVALHQAVRAVRAGECSLALAGGVTVMATPGMFVELSRQRVLAADGRCKAFSARADGTGWGEGAGMLVVERLSDARRHGHSVLAVIAGSAVNSDGASNGLSAPSGVAQQRVIADALADAGLAPRQVDAVEAHGTGTALGDPIEANALLAAYGRDRDRPLWLGSLKSNIGHAQAAAGVGGVIKMVQAIRNATLPATLHVDEPSPHVDWAAGSVALLDRARPWPDTGAPRRGGVSSFGISGTNAHVILAEPPAGAEPAAEPVRPSVVPVVLSARTPEALREQARQLAAAPLDPVGAAPTLTARASLDERAVVIAGDRQEADRALAALARGEQAPGVVTGRAGEPGRTVLVFPGQGGQWRGMAAALAAESPVFAARLAECERALAPYIDWSLADVLDGAPLDRIDVVQPALWAVMVSLAELWRSAGVVPDAVVGHSQGELAAAVVAGALSLDDGARAIALRSRIAVDLMGKGAMAVVPLPADRVRERLGTLHIAAINGPAGTAVAGAPDAIAELVATYRAEGVEARVIPAAFASHSPSVEPVREKILADLASLAPRTGEIALMSSVTADWQEGGELDASYWYRNLRHTVRFQEAVEALIASGHTTFVEVGPHPVLVGSIGQILEGARADGIVTGSLRRDDGGLRRFLTSAAEAHVQGLPLAWERLTGTAAGHLDLPTYPFQGRRYWLTGTTGPSGTAELGQAPADHPLLGAAVDLGDGETVFTGRLSTRTHPWLADHALSGTTVVPATALLEMALHAGAKAGTARVEELTVATLPELPEGGAVDLRVRVAGEDGDGLRTCRISGRATGGEWTEHATGRLGPDTATAPAPVDRPPADATPVPLARTYEDLGLQGYGHGPVFQGLRAAWRRDREQFSEAVLPEPEAAHAGAYHLHPALLDASLHVLLADAPGREGQRMQPLRWRGVSLFGTGGRTSLRVHAAPVADGGRPLTLFDASGDPAGRVDALELCPVAAGRPADPAAAARDSLFAPVWEPLPGPAAGSPAGQLPVPWDALGPDALLAAAEPTGHAVVACPAGEDGTDPATAARNAVRRTRDLLGRWLAEDRLAGSRLVLVTRGAVAVRPGETVRDLAQAAVWGLVRTAQVEHPGRFALVDLAPDAAESETVDAVAAALAADENQVAVRGGTDRTVLVPRLVPAVGDALRLPADAPAWRLDLPERGTLTALEVRPCPEAAAEPGPGRVRIAVRAAGLNFHDVLDALDMHPGDPGPLGLEGAGVVTATGPGVTGLATGDRVMGLFPAAFGTVAHADHRTLVKTPDGWSFTRAAAVPVAHLTALHALTELGGVRAGDPVLIHAGAGGVGTAAVQLARHLGAEVYATASPAKWPALRALGVDDDHLASSREPGFGARFGSGGRRMAVVLNSLTGELVDESLRLLRPGGLLVELGRTDPRDPAEVAAAHPGVHYRTFNLLQLPPEHLARLLRRVVELFAEGAFTWPAVTDMDVRHAPEAFGLLRRGSHVGKVVLTVPPVLDPDGTVLITGGTGAIGRALARHLVTEHGARRLLLAGRRGGDAPGAAELAADLAGLGAEVRFAAVDVADRDAVAAMIGAVPGRHPLTAVIHAAGVVDDAPITSLTAEQIDRVMRVKADGAWHLHELTAGHPLTAFVLVSSIMGTLGGAGQGGYTAANAFLDALARHRRAQGMPALALAWGLWDDPDGMIGALTAADRARFARAGLVAMAPGHGLALLEAALPTPHAVVVPARLDREILRDLGAALPPVLREVVAAAGAGRPGNVPGHRRHRPLREELTGLAAGERAAVLADLIRTHMAAVLGSRPEAIPDDRPFGELGFDSLTSVEFRNRLNTAADLKLPPTLLFEAPTLPELVAALDTELVPAEEPPAAPEDVSGDLDADVAALVEAATAEELLDFIDRELSGS
- a CDS encoding hybrid non-ribosomal peptide synthetase/type I polyketide synthase; translated protein: MGSESNEKLLGYLKRLTVDLHQARERLRELEEGDREPIAIVGMACRFPGGIDSPAALWRLLASGGETVGAFPRDRGWDDGLHDPEHGGRSLTGSGGFLYDAADFDAGFFGISPREALAMDPQQRLLLETAWRAFEDAGIDPESVRDTETGVFTGLSCNDYGLGSGELPEEAEGFLTTGTAAGVASGRISYTLGLRGPAITVETACSSSLVALHLAVQSLRRGECTMALAGGATVMATPQLFTEFTRMQGLAPDGRCRPFSAAAAGSGLSEGVGVLLVERLSDARRLGHPVLAVVRGSAVNQDGTSNGFTAPSGSAQQRVIRQALKDARLSPGDVQVVEASSTGTALGDPIEARALLAAYGRDRDQPLRLGSLKPNIGHSQAAAGVAGVIKTVLSLRHGRLPATLHVDEPTPHVDWSAGAVELVAEATAWPGTAGPRRAAVSSQGISGTNAHVILEEAPVALDEAPSGEEVRPAGQDGPRLLTLSAKTPAALAELTARYAELLADGAPLASVCRTTSLGRAHFTHRLTAVASSCAELRDLLTRTRPDVAPPPGVRVGARAPETGGGPVFLFTGRLDPTDADAAVELAAAEPDFRRALDRCAAADGGRPSPFAVGYALAELWRSWGVVPAAVLGHGVGELVAACVTGTMSLEDALRAAARTPADAAGPERFTAECAALLRDGHRAFVEIGSASPLLDRARATEHTAFLPSLREGQEAGDARRTLLDSLGALYTRGVRIDWTRVHGEPAEPPAALPGYPFQRERYWLWTGDGRRAPAPAPAHGGPLVAQVRLVGADGTPVALADGVRLEAVPGTAEPAAPATEGPAAPGTGNTAELVVGVVGRARGAAVTGDDLELPLRSLGIDSLIAMDIRQTLARRLGIDVPLPDLLDGRSVADIARTVQAAHDGADRTEKPGTTTVADPAARHEPFPLTDLQHAYLVGRTDAFELGNVSTSFLVEIDLVETDLDRLAASFRHLVDRHDMLRAVVSGDGHQRVLAEVPAYRIATVDLRTCDDAERARRLAEIHEEMRHQVFDTEAWPLFDIRATLLDARTTRLHLNFDALIVDGRSAGLLFQEWAETYRSGTPTAPAPAVTYRDYVLAAAGADAAGRATSLAYWQARVASLPPAPRLPLRPGPAPRRPVFTHRTGRIEPGAWQRFKDRAAAAGLSPSAALCTAYAQVLGAWSASPRFTLNLLAFNRRPLHEDVGRVIGNLSATTLLEVDAAPAEDFTSGATRLQNQLLTDLEHGHVSGVEVLRELNRARGGTGLAGMPVVFTSTIGLSGRGDGERGALTALTTLGASGRLASSSVRTPQVWLDHQALEEDGELVLNWDVVEEMFPDGVVDGMWDAYLDLVRDLCGEEAWRRPPSVHAPVADLETRKAVNATDGPVPSALLHDAFLRQAETRPDAPAVITADRTLGYGEVNRRADRIARWLIERGAGPGVLVGIVMDKSWEQIVAALGILKAGAAYVPVDAAVPGRRLRMIMESAGIELVLTRSAVADGLDLPDGTRSLHVDAEPDPGGAGDPLPPSPAGPDDLAYVIFTSGSTGVPKGVMIEHAAAVNTIQDINDRYGVTAQDRVLGLSALNFDLSVYDVFGLLAVGGAVVLPDAAAQREPAAWLELVNRHRVTIWNSVPALMDMFVEHVRALGGPPSLRVVMMSGDCIPVTLPGAIASLLPNASVWSLGGATEASIWSILHPITRVDPDRTSIPYGRPMRNQRFHVLDEALRPRPTWVPGDLYIAGAGLARGYLGDEAKTRAAFLRHPVTGERLYRTGDLGRYLPDGDIEFLGRADSQVKIQGHRIELGEVEAALLRRPDVRAAAAVAQGEPGGPRRLVGYAVSDASEDELREALGRELPGYMVPARIVLLDELPLTGNGKVDRGRLPSPAETAPRSGAAVAPRDATERLLAEIWAEFFEPADGTVDVTANFFDLGGDSMCAVRMMARIRQRTGRSLPVATLLARPTAESLAEVLREEPGDGGRSRAALVPIRATGARPPLFLVHPVGGDVLCYAGLGALLDDDQPVHALQYPDLEPAPRTVADLAAHYADAITERFPAGPYRLGGWSMGGVIALEIAGLLAARGREVELVAAVDLLEPPGRVEPAAEPALLARFARDLAGLAGSDWHPEPAEFEPTGDRSPVGQLLTRARQAAVLPDEIDAATLERLAGRFLHLSRALAAHRPTVYRGRVRLLRAMDGATAPTTRQWLELLGDRAESVDVPGDHYSVMRPPNLQTLAAELGKALEDL